Proteins encoded together in one Musa acuminata AAA Group cultivar baxijiao chromosome BXJ3-6, Cavendish_Baxijiao_AAA, whole genome shotgun sequence window:
- the LOC135640719 gene encoding uncharacterized protein LOC135640719 — protein MAAEKRTPLLARFRGAIQRVSFLLSFDATKWIVVSRLKRSPLGPRPLSFRAARPSLLDCTEDYYDAGSSFSLSRTASLSSPVSRTTSLSPTVSGILRSTSDAASCGDDVDQRAERFIESFYRRLQMERQVSLELRYCKEKSLERTVSD, from the coding sequence ATGGCTGCCGAGAAGAGAACTCCACTACTGGCCCGCTTCCGAGGGGCGATTCAGAGGGTAAGCTTCCTGCTGTCCTTCGAcgccaccaagtggatcgtcgtctcCCGCCTCAAGAGATCGCCGCTCGGGCCTCGTCCGCTGAGCTTCCGCGCCGCCAGGCCGAGCTTGCTCGACTGCACCGAGGACTACTACGACGCCGGCTCGTCGTTCTCGCTCTCGAGGACGGCGAGCTTGAGCTCGCCGGTGTCGAGGACGACGAGCCTGAGCCCGACGGTGTCGGGGATCTTGAGGTCGACCAGCGACGCCGCGTCCTGCGGGGACGACGTCGATCAGAGGGCGGAAAGGTTCATCGAGAGCTTCTACCGCCGGCTGCAGATGGAAAGGCAGGTCTCTCTCGAGCTAAGATACTGCAAGGAGAAGAGCTTGGAGAGGACGGTTTCGGATTGA
- the LOC135640718 gene encoding uncharacterized protein LOC135640718: protein MDARSRPHIKGRFQRERERERCDHVGAKRHRKVLRDNIHGITKPAIRRGGVKRISGLIYEETRGVLKIFLENVIRDGVTYTEHARRKTVTTMDVVYALKRQVLVLFLSCLGFGV from the coding sequence ATGGACGCCAGATCCCGACCTCACATCAAGGGGCgcttccagagagagagagagagagagagatgcgatCATGTCGGGGCGAAGCGCCACCGCAAGGTCCTCCGCGACAACATCCACGGCATCACCAAGCCCGCCATCCGCCGTGGCGGCGTCAAGCGCATCTCGGGGCTCATCTACGAGGAGACCCGCGGCGTGCTCAAGATCTTCCTCGAGAACGTTATCCGCGACGGCGTCACCTACACCGAGCACGCTCGCCGCAAGACCGTCACCACCATGGACGTCGTCTACGCCCTCAAGCGCCAGGTTCTTGTTTTGTTCTTGTCATGCCTAGGATTTGGTGTGTAG
- the LOC103986900 gene encoding AAA-ATPase At4g25835-like, with product MKEFWTSMAFLMGVFAFFQSILHAVFPPELRFAVLKLFHRVFLCFSTYCYFDITEIDGVNTNELYHAVQLYLSRFASVAASRLSLSRGLNSSAFTFGLTSNDCLVDTFCGATATWEHVVTQRQSQTFSWRPLPGEKRSFTLRIKKKDKPLILPAYLDHIMETATDLRRRNQDRLLYTNSRGGSIESRVVPWESVPFKHPSTFDTLAMDSSRKELIMADLKDFAEGKAFYEKTGRAWKRGYLLYGPPGTGKSSMIAAMANYLGYDVYDLELTEVHTNSELRKLLMKTTPKSIIVIEDIDCSINLTNRSSKKLASPYDLRPTGGCGAEDVHAAAKTMTLSGLLNFTDGLWSCCGSERIFVFTTNHVEELDSALLRSGRMDMHILMSYCSFPALKILMKNYLGLEDGEPGGDTQENCGLLRELEEVIDDAEITPADVSEILIKNRRREKREAMAELLEALKARAEKRKKERGGSSATARKKSLDDEMEEEEEQEKRALESPKESGEEMDGCNGKEEKREED from the coding sequence ATGAAGGAGTTCTGGACGTCCATGGCCTTCCTCATGGGGGTCTTCGCCTTCTTCCAGAGCATCCTCCACGCCGTGTTTCCACCCGAGCTGCGGTTCGCGGTCTTGAAGCTCTTTCACCGTGTCTTCCTCTGCTTCTCCACCTACTGCTACTTCGACATCACGGAGATCGACGGCGTGAACACCAACGAGCTTTATCACGCGGTGCAGCTGTACCTCAGCCGCTTCGCCTCCGTCGCCGCCTCCCGACTCAGCCTCTCGCGGGGCCTCAACTCCTCCGCCTTCACCTTCGGCCTCACCAGCAACGACTGCCTCGTCGACACCTTCTGCGGCGCCACCGCCACCTGGGAGCACGTCGTCACGCAGCGCCAGTCGCAGACCTTCTCGTGGCGGCCGCTCCCGGGGGAGAAGCGCAGCTTTACCCTCCGGATCAAGAAGAAGGACAAGCCCCTCATCCTCCCGGCCTACCTCGACCACATTATGGAGACCGCCACCGATCTCCGCCGCCGGAACCAGGACAGGCTACTGTACACCAATTCGCGCGGCGGCTCCATCGAGTCCCGCGTCGTCCCGTGGGAATCCGTCCCCTTCAAGCACCCGAGCACCTTCGACACCCTCGCCATGGACTCCTCGAGGAAGGAGCTCATCATGGCCGACCTCAAGGACTTTGCGGAAGGGAAGGCGTTCTACGAGAAGACAGGCCGGGCCTGGAAGCGCGGATACTTGCTTTACGGCCCTCCCGGCACCGGCAAGTCGAGCATGATCGCCGCCATGGCGAATTACCTCGGCTACGACGTCTACGACCTCGAGCTCACCGAGGTGCACACCAACTCCGAGCTCCGGAAGCTCCTGATGAAGACCACTCCGAAGTCGATCATCGTCATCGAGGACATCGACTGCTCCATCAATCTGACGAACCGGAGCTCGAAGAAGCTGGCATCCCCGTATGACCTCAGGCCCACCGGCGGCTGCGGTGCGGAGGACGTCCATGCCGCCGCCAAGACGATGACTCTGTCGGGCCTGCTAAATTTCACGGACGGGCTGTGGTCGTGCTGCGGCAGCGAGCGGATCTTCGTGTTCACCACCAACCACGTCGAGGAGCTCGACTCGGCGCTCCTGCGGTCCGGGAGGATGGACATGCACATACTCATGAGCTACTGCTCCTTCCCCGCATTAAAGATTCTCATGAAGAACTACCTGGGATTGGAAGATGGCGAACCGGGTGGCGACACACAGGAGAACTGCGGGCTGCTGCGGGAATTGGAGGAGGTGATCGACGACGCCGAGATAACTCCGGCAGATGTCAGTGAGATTCTGATAAAGAACAGGAGGCGGGAGAAGCGCGAGGCAATGGCGGAGCTACTGGAAGCGCTCAAGGCCCGggcggagaagaggaagaaggagcgaGGGGGGTCGTCGGCCACCGCGAGGAAGAAAAGCTTAGATGATgagatggaggaagaggaagagcagGAGAAGAGGGCATTGGAGAGCCCCAAGGAGAGTGGCGAAGAGATGGATGGGTGCAAtggcaaggaggagaagagggaggaggattaA
- the LOC103988218 gene encoding auxin-responsive protein IAA33-like: MVNGFELHHEAPKRRCGTGAAAQPSRAPTGKNNLTLTSLDDDVASAVVPPVTVFLEGRSICHLIRLDKHTSYASLAKALRRMFVDVDEGDGRREEDGDEVLHLSDAVPGHIVAYEDMEDDLLLVGDLNWKDFVRVAKRIRIIPAKPSRRKHAL; the protein is encoded by the exons ATGGTGAACGGGTTTGAGTTGCACCATGAAGCACCGAAGCGGCGGTGCGGTACCGGTGCAGCCGCACAGCCATCTCGGGCTCCGACCGGCAAGAACAACTTGACTCTCACTTCTCTGGACGACGATGTGGCATCGGCGGTCGTTCCCCCGGTCACCGTCTTCCTGGAGGGCCGATCGATCTGCCACCTTATCCGCCTCGACAAGCACACCAGCTACGCGAGCTTAGCTAAGGCGTTGCGCCGCATGTTCGTCGACGTGGATGAGGGCGATGGCCGGCGTGAGGAGGATGGAGATGAGGTGCTCCACCTCTCCGACGCAGTGCCTGGCCACATCGTGGCGTACGAGGACATGGAGGATGACCTACTCCTCGTGGGTGATCTGAACTGGAA AGACTTCGTTCGCGTGGCCAAGAGAATCCGGATAATCCCAGCGAAGCCTAGCCGTCGGAAACATGCACTCTGA